Proteins found in one Zea mays cultivar B73 chromosome 1, Zm-B73-REFERENCE-NAM-5.0, whole genome shotgun sequence genomic segment:
- the LOC103632725 gene encoding MADS-box transcription factor 1-like, giving the protein MGRGKVELKRIENKISRQVTFAKRRNGLLKKAYELSLLCDAEVALIIFSGRGRLFEFSSSSCMYKTLERYRSSNYSQEVKTPLDTEIKYQDYLKLRTRVEFLQTTQRNILGEDLGPLSMKELEQLEDQIEISLKHISSRKNQMLLDQLFDLKSKEQELLDLNKDLRKQLQETRPENALRVSWEEGGHSGASGNVLDPYQGLLQHLDNDPSLQFGYHHQAYMDQLNNEDLVDPNEHGRSGWI; this is encoded by the exons ATGGGTCGCGGCAAGGTGGAGCTGAAGCGGATCGAGAACAAGATCAGCCGCCAGGTGACGTTCGCCAAGCGCCGCAACGGACTGCTCAAGAAGGCGTACGAGCTGTCGCTGTTGTGCGACGCGGAGGTCGCGCTCATCATCTTCTCCGGCCGCGGCCGCCTCTTTGAGTTCTCCAGCTCCTCATG CATGTACAAAACACTCGAGAGATACCGCAGCTCCAACTACTCACAAGAAGTAAAAACTCCACTGGACACTGAA ATTAAATACCAGGATTATCTCAAGTTGAGGACAAGGGTTGAATTCCTCCAAACTACACAAAG AAATATTCTTGGGGAGGATCTGGGTCCACTTAGCATGAAGGAGCTCGAGCAGCTGGAGGACCAAATAGAGATATCTCTGAAGCATATCAGCTCAAGAAAG AATCAAATGCTACTTGATCAGCTCTTTGACCTCAAAAGCAAG GAACAAGAATTGCTGGATCTCAATAAAGACCTAAGGAAGCAG CTGCAAGAAACAAGGCCAGAGAACGCGCTCCGTGTCTCCTGGGAGGAAGGTGGGCACAGTGGCGCAAGTGGGAATGTTCTTGATCCTTATCAGGGGCTCCTTCAGCACCTGGACAACGATCCTTCCCTGCAGTTCGG GTaccatcatcaagcctacatggaTCAGCTGAACAACGAGGACCTGGTGGACCCGAATGAGCATGGTCGATCTGGATGGATATGA
- the LOC103632725 gene encoding MADS-box transcription factor 1-like isoform X2 yields MGRGKVELKRIENKISRQVTFAKRRNGLLKKAYELSLLCDAEVALIIFSGRGRLFEFSSSSCMYKTLERYRSSNYSQEVKTPLDTEIKYQDYLKLRTRVEFLQTTQRNILGEDLGPLSMKELEQLEDQIEISLKHISSRKNQMLLDQLFDLKSKEQELLDLNKDLRKQWQLQETRPENALRVSWEEGGHSGASGNVLDPYQGLLQHLDNDPSLQFGYHHQAYMDQLNNEDLVDPNEHGRSGWI; encoded by the exons ATGGGTCGCGGCAAGGTGGAGCTGAAGCGGATCGAGAACAAGATCAGCCGCCAGGTGACGTTCGCCAAGCGCCGCAACGGACTGCTCAAGAAGGCGTACGAGCTGTCGCTGTTGTGCGACGCGGAGGTCGCGCTCATCATCTTCTCCGGCCGCGGCCGCCTCTTTGAGTTCTCCAGCTCCTCATG CATGTACAAAACACTCGAGAGATACCGCAGCTCCAACTACTCACAAGAAGTAAAAACTCCACTGGACACTGAA ATTAAATACCAGGATTATCTCAAGTTGAGGACAAGGGTTGAATTCCTCCAAACTACACAAAG AAATATTCTTGGGGAGGATCTGGGTCCACTTAGCATGAAGGAGCTCGAGCAGCTGGAGGACCAAATAGAGATATCTCTGAAGCATATCAGCTCAAGAAAG AATCAAATGCTACTTGATCAGCTCTTTGACCTCAAAAGCAAG GAACAAGAATTGCTGGATCTCAATAAAGACCTAAGGAAGCAG TGGCAGCTGCAAGAAACAAGGCCAGAGAACGCGCTCCGTGTCTCCTGGGAGGAAGGTGGGCACAGTGGCGCAAGTGGGAATGTTCTTGATCCTTATCAGGGGCTCCTTCAGCACCTGGACAACGATCCTTCCCTGCAGTTCGG GTaccatcatcaagcctacatggaTCAGCTGAACAACGAGGACCTGGTGGACCCGAATGAGCATGGTCGATCTGGATGGATATGA
- the LOC103632725 gene encoding MADS-box transcription factor 1-like isoform X1: protein MGRGKVELKRIENKISRQVTFAKRRNGLLKKAYELSLLCDAEVALIIFSGRGRLFEFSSSSCMYKTLERYRSSNYSQEVKTPLDTEIKYQDYLKLRTRVEFLQTTQRNILGEDLGPLSMKELEQLEDQIEISLKHISSRKNQMLLDQLFDLKSKEQELLDLNKDLRKQVMQWPPNISVYTYLQETRPENALRVSWEEGGHSGASGNVLDPYQGLLQHLDNDPSLQFGYHHQAYMDQLNNEDLVDPNEHGRSGWI from the exons ATGGGTCGCGGCAAGGTGGAGCTGAAGCGGATCGAGAACAAGATCAGCCGCCAGGTGACGTTCGCCAAGCGCCGCAACGGACTGCTCAAGAAGGCGTACGAGCTGTCGCTGTTGTGCGACGCGGAGGTCGCGCTCATCATCTTCTCCGGCCGCGGCCGCCTCTTTGAGTTCTCCAGCTCCTCATG CATGTACAAAACACTCGAGAGATACCGCAGCTCCAACTACTCACAAGAAGTAAAAACTCCACTGGACACTGAA ATTAAATACCAGGATTATCTCAAGTTGAGGACAAGGGTTGAATTCCTCCAAACTACACAAAG AAATATTCTTGGGGAGGATCTGGGTCCACTTAGCATGAAGGAGCTCGAGCAGCTGGAGGACCAAATAGAGATATCTCTGAAGCATATCAGCTCAAGAAAG AATCAAATGCTACTTGATCAGCTCTTTGACCTCAAAAGCAAG GAACAAGAATTGCTGGATCTCAATAAAGACCTAAGGAAGCAGGTAATGCAATGGCCTCCAAACATCTCTGTGTATACATAC CTGCAAGAAACAAGGCCAGAGAACGCGCTCCGTGTCTCCTGGGAGGAAGGTGGGCACAGTGGCGCAAGTGGGAATGTTCTTGATCCTTATCAGGGGCTCCTTCAGCACCTGGACAACGATCCTTCCCTGCAGTTCGG GTaccatcatcaagcctacatggaTCAGCTGAACAACGAGGACCTGGTGGACCCGAATGAGCATGGTCGATCTGGATGGATATGA